A window from Lagopus muta isolate bLagMut1 chromosome 5, bLagMut1 primary, whole genome shotgun sequence encodes these proteins:
- the PTPRE gene encoding receptor-type tyrosine-protein phosphatase epsilon isoform X6, with protein MMNRSSFSRLTWFRRHRKAVVSSGDKKMPNGILEEQEQQRVMLLSRSPSGPKKYFPIPVENLEEEIRIRSADEGKLFREEFNSLTPGYVQGTFEMANKEENREKNRYPNILPYDHSRVILTQVDGVSPSDYINASYIDGYKEKNKFIAAQGPKQETVNDFWRMVWEQKSAVIVMLTNLKERKEDKCYQYWPDQGCWTYGNIRVSVEDCIVLVDYTIRKFCVQSLHDGCKALRLVTQLHFTSWPDFGVPFTPIGMLKFLKKVKALNPALAGPIVVHCSAGVGRTGTFIVIDAMIDMMHAEQKVDVFEFVSRIRNQRPQMVQTDMQYSFIYQALLEYYLYGDTELDVSSLEKHLQTSHSAAPNLVKIGLEEEFKKLTNVRIMKENMRTGNLPANMKKARVIQIIPYDFNRVILSMKRGQEYTDYINASFIDGYRQKDYFIATQGPLPHTVEDFWRMVWEWKCHTIVMLTEVQEREQEKCFQYWPSEGSVTHGEITVEIKNDSLLDAISVRDFIVTYNQGNQEKQSRLVRQFHFHGWPEIGIPAEGKGMIDLIAAVQKQQQQTGNHPITVHCSAGAGRTGTFIALSNILERVKAEGLLDVFQAVKSLRLQRPHMVQTLEQYEFCYRVVQDFIDIFSDYANFK; from the exons ATGATGAACAGGAGCAGCTTCTCCAGGCTTACCTG gTTCCGGAGACACAGGAAAGCTGTGGTGAGCTCTGGTGACAAGAAGATGCCAAATGGAATCTTAGAGGAGCAAG AACAGCAAAGGGTGatgctgctcagcaggtctCCTTCGGGCCCCAAGAAGTATTTCCCTATTCCAGTAGAAAATCTTGAAGAGGAAATAAGGATACGATCAGCAGATGAAGGGAAACTGTTCCGGGAAGAGTTTAAT tctttaacACCTGGATACGTGCAGGGAACGTTTGAAATGgcaaataaggaagaaaacagggagaaaaacagatacCCTAACATCCTCCCAT atGATCATTCCAGAGTGATTTTGACCCAAGTAGATGGAGTCTCGCCTTCAGACTACATTAATGCATCATATATAGAC ggttataaagaaaagaataaatttatTGCTGCACAAG GACCCAAGCAAGAAACAGTCAATGACTTCTGGAGGATGGTGTGGGAGCAGAAGTCTGCCGTTATTGTCATGTTAACAAacttgaaagaaaggaaagag GATAAATGTTACCAGTACTGGCCTGACCAAGGGTGCTGGACTTATGGGAACATCCGTGTGTCAGTGGAGGATTGCATTGTGCTGGTGGATTACACCATTCGCAAGTTCTGCGTCCAGTCG CTCCACGATGGCTGTAAGGCGCTGAGGCTCGTGACGCAGCTCCACTTCACCAGCTGGCCTGATTTCGGGGTGCCTTTCACACCTATTGGGATGCTGAAATTCCTGAAGAAAGTCAAGGCGTTGAATCCTGCCCTTGCTGGGCCAATTGTGGTTCACTGCAG CGCCGGTGTGGGCCGGACGGGCACGTTTATCGTTATAGATGCCATGATAGACATGATGCATGCTGAGCAGAAAGTTGATGTTTTTGAGTTTGTTTCAAGAATACGCAATCAGCGCCCACAGATGGTTCAGACTGAC ATGCAGTACTCCTTCATTTATCAAGCCTTACTTGAGTACTACCTCTATGGTGACACAGAGCTAGATGTGTCATCCTTGGAGAAACATCTACAAACATCACACAGTGCAGCACCAAACCTTGTCAAAATAGGGCTGGAAGAAGAATTTAAG AAATTAACAAACGTTCGGATAATGAAAGAGAACATGAGAACTGGCAATCTTCCAGCAAATATGAAGAAAGCTAGAGTCATCCAGATCATCCCGT atgaTTTTAATAGAGTGATTCTGTCAATGAAAAGAGGGCAGGAGTACACAGACTACATCAATGCTTCCTTCATAGAT ggctatCGCCAGAAGGATTATTTCATTGCCACGCAAGGGCCGCTGCCACACACTGTGGAGGATTTCTGGCGGATGGTGTGGGAGTGGAAGTGCCACACCATTGTCATGCTCACAGAGGTGCAGGAGAGGGAGCAG GAGAAGTGCTTCCAGTACTGGCCATCAGAGGGCTCAGTAACTCACGGAGAGATAactgtagaaataaagaatgaCAGCCTTTTAGATGCCATAAGCGTAAGGGACTTCATAGTTACATATAATCAg GGTAAccaagagaagcaaagcaggcTGGTTCGGCAGTTCCACTTCCATGGGTGGCCAGAAATCGGAATTCCTGCGGAAGGAAAAGGGATGATTGACCTGATTGCAGCTgtccaaaagcagcagcagcagacgGGGAATCACCCCATCACGGTGCACTGCAG TGCCGGTGCTGGAAGGACAGGTACATTCATTGCACTCAGCAATATTCTGGAGCGAGTGAAGGCTGAGGGGCTCTTAGATGTATTTCAAGCTGTGAAGAGCTTAAGACTGCAGAGGCCACATATGGTGCAAACACTG gaaCAGTATGAATTCTGCTACAGAGTGGTACAAGACTTCATCGACATATTTTCCGATTATGCtaactttaaatga